One Pseudomonas rhizophila DNA window includes the following coding sequences:
- a CDS encoding DUF1652 domain-containing protein: MFLSALEMRNIIESSLLPKRSQCTLSPDLSMTIKIYDDHETDRVALIKTDIDANKLNGCRAINDLIAELRSELDQNHHTGNHFHQQHRMTGR, translated from the coding sequence ATGTTTTTATCTGCCCTCGAAATGCGAAACATCATTGAAAGCAGCTTGCTGCCCAAGCGCTCGCAATGCACGTTGTCACCTGATTTGTCGATGACAATCAAGATCTATGACGATCATGAAACCGATCGTGTGGCATTGATCAAAACCGATATCGATGCCAATAAACTCAATGGCTGCCGGGCAATCAACGACCTGATCGCCGAGTTGCGCTCCGAACTCGACCAAAATCACCACACCGGTAATCACTTCCATCAGCAACACCGCATGACCGGGCGCTGA